The proteins below come from a single Candidatus Zixiibacteriota bacterium genomic window:
- a CDS encoding DUF6484 domain-containing protein: MTPTTTWEQSIRAGHGVVVTTIQRVDSGGVAWVHRPDQPPAAARITTAVTTVGLREAAENGAPVVVAFEGDDDRRPIILGILQTGESAVEACVDGRRVVLTGEEEVTLRCGEASITLTKAGKIILRGAYVSSRSSGVNAIKGASVRIN; the protein is encoded by the coding sequence ATGACGCCGACGACCACTTGGGAACAATCGATCCGGGCCGGTCACGGGGTTGTGGTCACAACGATCCAACGTGTCGACTCGGGCGGAGTGGCATGGGTCCATCGGCCCGATCAGCCGCCGGCCGCGGCCCGGATCACGACCGCGGTCACAACGGTCGGATTGCGGGAAGCGGCAGAAAACGGCGCGCCGGTGGTGGTAGCGTTCGAGGGAGATGACGATCGACGACCGATCATTCTCGGCATCCTACAGACCGGGGAATCAGCCGTCGAAGCCTGCGTCGATGGGCGCCGGGTTGTCCTCACGGGAGAGGAAGAAGTGACCTTGCGCTGCGGCGAAGCGTCGATCACGCTGACCAAGGCGGGCAAGATCATTCTGCGCGGCGCCTATGTCTCATCGCGCTCCTCGGGGGTCAATGCGATCAAGGGTGCCTCCGTACGGATCAACTAA
- a CDS encoding DUF2169 domain-containing protein — protein MWTVTNKTPFAADRTLVCDRDGAMNWVVVVKGTFLIHPDGSTVVADEQVPVCIEPVYRGEPDTSSLLYDIDVVQTKPTTDILLHGHAYAPKGQPAFALDATMQVAGITKTVRATGDRTWERAVAGLRLTDPQPFLKMPITYERAFGGGDKPTPDVKNPRWDRRNPVGVGYAANSDALIGQPAPNIEDPQQPISAVRIKTHPIGFGPIGRHWVPRVDWAGTYDETWEKERLPLLPRDFDDRFYQCA, from the coding sequence ATGTGGACCGTCACCAACAAGACCCCGTTCGCCGCCGATCGCACACTCGTGTGCGACCGCGACGGGGCCATGAACTGGGTGGTCGTCGTCAAGGGGACTTTCCTGATACACCCCGACGGTTCCACGGTCGTCGCCGATGAACAGGTGCCGGTTTGCATTGAGCCGGTCTACCGCGGTGAGCCGGACACCTCGAGTCTGCTCTACGACATCGACGTCGTGCAGACCAAGCCCACCACGGACATCCTGCTCCACGGGCATGCCTATGCCCCCAAGGGTCAACCCGCGTTCGCCCTCGACGCCACCATGCAAGTGGCCGGGATCACCAAGACTGTGCGCGCCACCGGTGACCGCACCTGGGAACGCGCCGTGGCCGGTCTGCGACTCACCGATCCGCAGCCGTTCCTCAAGATGCCGATCACCTATGAACGCGCCTTCGGCGGCGGCGACAAACCCACGCCCGACGTCAAGAACCCCCGTTGGGACAGACGCAATCCCGTGGGTGTCGGCTACGCCGCCAACTCCGATGCCCTGATCGGCCAACCGGCGCCGAATATCGAAGACCCGCAACAACCGATCTCCGCCGTGAGGATCAAGACCCATCCCATCGGCTTCGGCCCCATCGGCCGACACTGGGTCCCGCGCGTCGATTGGGCCGGGACATACGATGAGACATGGGAGAAGGAGCGTCTGCCGCTTCTGCCGCGCGACTTCGATGATCGTTTCTATCAGTGCGCCC